Proteins from a single region of Corynebacterium casei LMG S-19264:
- a CDS encoding aminotransferase-like domain-containing protein: MKNVNRTNPLPLNERFATRAQFFAPSPIRAVFEMEMDEGVISLAGGNPELTHLPWPEITRITNDVVNQHGSSAFQYGTSVGHPELVQEIRNVMALEGIETNAADIIVTSGSQMSLDLVAKLFLNSGDTVLAAAPTYSGALNVFAGMEAHVDQLEGDEEGITIDALSLAITRAQEAGSDIKLLYVVSNFANPSGVMMSHQRRIDVAALCRAHGIVIIEDNPYGQVNFGVDAPPALRTIDPDNVIYLGSLSKTFSPGIRIGWADAPAMVHASLVPAAEASAICPSPLSQHIAAAYLREVDWQSVVASNVQMYKGRAQALDAALKEFMPEGCSWRTPQGGFFIWVDVPQNIDTPSLLDEAMDEGILYIPGTAFFLDGRGRNSLRLAYSQVDEATLREGARRLGAILQNALELKQSA, from the coding sequence ATGAAGAATGTGAATCGGACAAATCCACTTCCACTCAATGAACGTTTTGCAACGCGCGCACAGTTTTTCGCGCCGTCACCAATCCGCGCAGTGTTCGAAATGGAAATGGATGAGGGTGTCATCTCCTTGGCCGGCGGCAACCCAGAGCTCACGCACCTACCGTGGCCAGAAATCACACGGATCACCAATGACGTGGTGAATCAACATGGTTCTTCCGCTTTCCAATACGGTACCTCCGTGGGCCATCCAGAGTTGGTGCAAGAAATCAGGAACGTCATGGCGCTGGAAGGCATTGAAACCAACGCCGCAGACATCATTGTCACCTCCGGTTCACAGATGTCTTTAGATTTGGTTGCCAAGCTCTTTCTCAACAGCGGGGACACAGTTCTAGCCGCGGCACCGACCTACTCTGGAGCGCTCAACGTGTTCGCCGGCATGGAAGCTCACGTGGACCAGTTAGAGGGCGATGAAGAAGGAATTACTATTGATGCCCTCTCTTTAGCCATCACCCGCGCTCAGGAAGCAGGCTCAGATATCAAGCTGCTGTACGTGGTTTCCAACTTTGCCAATCCTTCGGGTGTGATGATGTCCCATCAACGCCGAATCGATGTTGCTGCATTATGCCGAGCACACGGCATAGTCATTATTGAGGACAATCCTTATGGCCAGGTGAACTTCGGTGTCGATGCCCCACCAGCGCTGCGTACGATTGACCCGGATAACGTCATTTACCTAGGTTCGCTGTCAAAGACTTTCTCCCCCGGCATTCGCATTGGCTGGGCAGATGCCCCGGCAATGGTGCACGCGAGCCTGGTGCCTGCGGCAGAGGCATCTGCGATTTGTCCTTCGCCACTCAGCCAACACATTGCGGCTGCATATTTACGCGAAGTGGACTGGCAGTCAGTAGTCGCCTCCAACGTGCAGATGTACAAGGGACGCGCTCAAGCACTTGATGCTGCACTAAAAGAGTTCATGCCAGAAGGTTGTAGCTGGCGCACGCCACAAGGAGGATTCTTCATCTGGGTCGATGTCCCACAAAACATCGATACCCCATCCTTGTTGGATGAGGCAATGGATGAAGGAATCCTATATATTCCAGGCACGGCGTTCTTCCTAGACGGCCGCGGGCGCAATTCCCTTCGCTTGGCTTATTCCCAGGTGGATGAGGCAACGCTGCGCGAAGGAGCGCGCCGCCTGGGCGCGATCCTCCAAAATGCACTAGAGCTTAAGCAATCTGCGTAG
- a CDS encoding sialic acid TRAP transporter substrate-binding protein SiaP, which translates to MNQKTPSAKSWGALATGAVLVAGALIGTNVLHAQAVRGSEQLTFANSYNLNHHHNACGTALVQQQLVASDSELQLTIFPSSQLGGDAERVASLLDGDIDIDLQGSSALASVYEPIGVMDMAYVFDNPDHLFEWFDSEASQPIKDDFEEQTGAKILGVWYLGDRTFSANAPVRAPEDLEGLRLRYPETPAHLASAAAVGAEPVAVAFEEVYLSLQQGLVDGQENPISLTAENSLDEVVDYVSLSRHAVGSQLIVVAGDTWERLSEQEQDDLQSAISGVREQNRQCADEDEQEVITRWKDQGSPILVEDVDREAFMEHAHAYWEDNLSEGEKEVYDSIRSVASGS; encoded by the coding sequence ATGAATCAGAAAACCCCTTCAGCCAAAAGCTGGGGCGCACTCGCAACAGGTGCAGTACTTGTTGCCGGCGCACTCATTGGAACCAACGTTTTGCACGCTCAGGCTGTGCGCGGCTCAGAGCAACTGACGTTTGCTAATAGTTATAACCTAAACCACCACCACAATGCGTGCGGTACCGCGTTGGTACAGCAACAGTTGGTAGCAAGTGATTCGGAGCTGCAGCTCACCATCTTCCCGTCCAGCCAGCTGGGCGGTGACGCGGAGCGCGTTGCGTCCCTACTTGACGGCGATATTGATATTGACCTGCAAGGCTCATCCGCCCTGGCGTCCGTCTATGAGCCTATTGGCGTGATGGACATGGCTTATGTCTTTGACAACCCGGACCACTTGTTTGAGTGGTTTGATTCTGAGGCTTCGCAACCAATCAAGGATGATTTCGAGGAACAGACCGGCGCTAAAATTCTTGGCGTGTGGTACTTGGGCGACAGGACTTTCTCCGCTAATGCGCCGGTGCGCGCGCCGGAAGACCTCGAAGGTTTACGCCTGCGCTACCCAGAAACCCCAGCGCACTTGGCATCTGCGGCCGCAGTCGGAGCAGAGCCCGTGGCTGTTGCCTTCGAAGAGGTTTATCTTTCGTTGCAGCAAGGTCTTGTCGATGGCCAGGAGAACCCGATTTCTTTGACCGCCGAGAATTCACTGGATGAAGTTGTGGACTATGTCAGTCTTTCGCGCCACGCGGTAGGTTCGCAGCTTATCGTGGTTGCTGGTGATACCTGGGAGCGTTTGTCCGAGCAGGAACAGGATGACTTGCAGTCCGCTATTTCGGGCGTGCGTGAGCAAAACCGCCAGTGTGCCGACGAGGATGAGCAGGAAGTCATCACCCGCTGGAAAGATCAGGGCTCTCCCATACTCGTAGAAGATGTGGATCGCGAAGCCTTCATGGAACATGCCCACGCCTACTGGGAAGACAACCTGTCCGAGGGCGAGAAAGAAGTCTATGACTCGATTCGCTCGGTTGCTTCAGGCTCTTAG